One window from the genome of Nocardioides panaciterrulae encodes:
- a CDS encoding FKBP-type peptidyl-prolyl cis-trans isomerase, producing MLRRLRRVPSVLLPLVLLGTLAACGNDTGSDASSGPLSAVSISGDPGKAPEVSWKQQMETTGIQSTVLHQGDGPAVKDGDSIYANFWIGDGYTKKKAYSTYDTGQPQLIKVDSSSLSPVFKEAVEGHTIGSRVAVTAPADKAFGPTGNPNLEIGNKDAVLIIVDLLSTVLDGPQGAQKPAPAWAPKLETKGDAVTGLDFSKAPKPDGKLHSAVLIEGTGATVAKGQTITVNYLGQVYGGKKPFDESYSKGQPTSFGIGTGQVIPGWDETLVGQHVGSRVLLAIPPKDGYGKQGQPSAGIKGDDTLYFVVDILGAH from the coding sequence GTGCTCCGACGACTGCGTCGCGTCCCGTCCGTCCTGCTCCCGCTGGTCCTGCTCGGCACCCTGGCGGCCTGCGGCAACGACACCGGCAGCGACGCCTCCTCCGGCCCGCTGTCCGCGGTGTCGATCTCGGGTGACCCGGGCAAGGCGCCCGAGGTCAGCTGGAAGCAGCAGATGGAGACCACCGGCATCCAGAGCACGGTGCTCCACCAGGGCGACGGCCCCGCGGTCAAGGACGGCGACTCGATCTACGCGAACTTCTGGATCGGCGACGGCTACACCAAGAAGAAGGCCTACAGCACCTACGACACCGGCCAGCCGCAGCTGATCAAGGTCGACTCCAGCAGCCTGAGCCCGGTCTTCAAGGAGGCCGTCGAGGGCCACACGATCGGCTCCCGGGTCGCCGTGACCGCGCCGGCCGACAAGGCCTTCGGGCCCACCGGCAACCCCAACCTCGAGATCGGCAACAAGGACGCGGTGCTGATCATCGTCGACCTGCTCAGCACGGTCCTCGACGGCCCGCAGGGCGCCCAGAAGCCGGCCCCGGCCTGGGCGCCGAAGCTCGAGACCAAGGGTGACGCGGTCACCGGGCTGGACTTCAGCAAGGCTCCGAAGCCGGACGGCAAGCTGCACTCCGCGGTGCTGATCGAGGGCACCGGCGCCACGGTCGCCAAGGGTCAGACCATCACGGTCAACTACCTCGGCCAGGTCTACGGCGGCAAGAAGCCCTTCGACGAGAGCTACAGCAAGGGCCAGCCGACCTCGTTCGGGATCGGCACCGGCCAGGTCATCCCCGGCTGGGACGAGACCCTGGTCGGCCAGCACGTCGGCAGCCGGGTGCTGCTGGCGATCCCGCCGAAGGACGGCTACGGCAAGCAGGGCCAGCCCAGTGCCGGCATCAAGGGTGACGACACGCTCTACTTCGTGGTCGACATCCTCGGCGCCCACTGA
- a CDS encoding ubiquitin-like protein Pup, translating to MAQEQKQPRKSSETEETPEVAPESDVAERKEALDEDVDAILDEIDDVLETNAEDFVKSFIQKGGQ from the coding sequence ATGGCACAGGAGCAGAAGCAACCACGGAAGTCCTCGGAGACCGAGGAGACGCCCGAGGTCGCTCCGGAGAGCGACGTCGCCGAGCGCAAGGAGGCCCTCGACGAGGACGTCGACGCGATCCTCGACGAGATCGACGACGTGCTCGAGACCAACGCCGAGGACTTCGTGAAGTCGTTCATCCAGAAGGGCGGCCAGTGA
- the pafA gene encoding Pup--protein ligase, with protein MDRRIFGIENEYGVTCTFKGQRRLSPDEVARYLFRKVVSWGRSSNVFLRNGARLYLDVGSHPEYATPECDDVVELVTHDKAGERVLEGLLLDAEQRLHDEGIAGEIYLFKNNTDSAGNSYGCHENYLVGRAGEFSRLADVLIPFLVTRQIIVGAGKITQTPRGASYSVSQRAEHIWEGVSSATTRSRPIINTRDEPHADAEKYRRLHVIVGDSNMSETTTMLKVASCDLVLRMIEEGVVMRDLTMENPIRAIREISHDMTGRRKVRLANGREASALDIQQEYLTKARDFVDRREISTPVIEAALDLWERGLKAIESDDLGLVDREIDWVIKWKLIERYRAKHGLPLGHPRIAQLDLAYHDIHRGRGLYYLLEKRGAVARATTDLKIFQAKSVPPQNTRARLRGEFIRKAQERRRDFTVDWVHLKLNDQAQRTVLCKDPFRAYDERVQRLIDGM; from the coding sequence GTGGACCGACGGATCTTCGGGATCGAGAACGAGTACGGCGTGACGTGCACGTTCAAGGGTCAGCGCCGCCTGAGTCCGGACGAGGTGGCGCGCTACCTGTTCCGCAAGGTCGTCAGCTGGGGCCGCAGCAGCAACGTGTTCCTGCGCAACGGCGCCCGGCTCTACCTCGACGTCGGCAGCCACCCGGAGTACGCCACGCCGGAGTGCGACGACGTGGTGGAGCTCGTGACCCACGACAAGGCGGGGGAGCGGGTGCTGGAGGGGCTGCTGCTCGATGCCGAGCAGCGCCTCCACGACGAGGGGATCGCCGGGGAGATCTACCTGTTCAAGAACAACACCGACTCGGCCGGCAACTCCTACGGCTGCCACGAGAACTACCTGGTCGGCCGGGCGGGGGAGTTCTCCCGGCTCGCCGACGTGCTGATCCCGTTCCTGGTGACCCGTCAGATCATCGTGGGCGCCGGCAAGATCACCCAGACCCCGCGCGGCGCCAGCTACAGCGTGAGCCAGCGCGCCGAGCACATCTGGGAGGGCGTCTCCAGCGCCACCACGCGCAGCCGGCCGATCATCAACACCCGCGACGAGCCGCACGCGGACGCCGAGAAGTACCGGCGGCTGCACGTCATCGTGGGTGACTCCAACATGAGCGAGACCACCACGATGCTCAAGGTCGCCTCCTGCGACCTGGTGCTGCGGATGATCGAGGAGGGCGTGGTGATGCGCGACCTCACGATGGAGAACCCCATCCGCGCGATCCGCGAGATCTCCCACGACATGACCGGCCGCCGCAAGGTCCGGCTGGCCAACGGCCGCGAGGCCAGTGCGCTGGACATCCAGCAGGAGTACCTCACCAAGGCCCGCGACTTCGTCGACCGCCGCGAGATCAGCACCCCGGTCATCGAGGCCGCCCTGGACCTGTGGGAGCGGGGCCTGAAGGCGATCGAGTCCGACGACCTGGGGCTGGTCGACCGCGAGATCGACTGGGTCATCAAGTGGAAGCTGATCGAGCGCTACCGCGCCAAGCACGGTCTGCCGCTCGGCCACCCGCGGATCGCGCAGCTGGACCTGGCCTACCACGACATCCACCGCGGCCGCGGGCTCTACTACCTGCTGGAGAAGCGCGGGGCGGTGGCCCGGGCGACCACGGACCTGAAGATCTTCCAGGCCAAGTCGGTGCCCCCGCAGAACACCCGCGCGCGGCTGCGCGGGGAGTTCATCCGCAAGGCCCAGGAGCGGCGTCGCGACTTCACCGTGGACTGGGTGCACCTGAAGCTGAACGACCAGGCCCAGCGCACCGTGCTGTGCAAGGACCCGTTCCGGGCGTACGACGAGCGGGTGCAGCGCCTCATCGACGGCATGTGA
- the prcA gene encoding proteasome subunit alpha, with product MSMPFYVSPEQLMKDRADFARKGIGRGRSVAAVQYADGVLFVSENPSQALHKVSEIYDRIAFAAVGRYNEFENLRIAGVRLADMRGYAYDRRDVTGRGLANAYAQTLGTIFSSGGEKPYEVELFVAEIGDTAAEDQIYRLTYDGQVADEHRYAVMGGQADTVAQYLKEHFTEGASLEEALKVAVSALGHTAGDNGKGEDRVIPTEDLEVAVLDRTRSQPRKFARIRPARLDALLGERGPARHAEPEPDEQAAPATQGEPPVAPPG from the coding sequence ATGAGCATGCCGTTCTACGTCTCGCCCGAGCAGCTGATGAAGGACCGGGCCGACTTCGCCCGCAAGGGCATCGGCCGTGGTCGCTCGGTGGCGGCGGTCCAGTACGCCGACGGGGTGCTGTTCGTCTCCGAGAACCCCTCCCAGGCGCTGCACAAGGTCTCGGAGATCTACGACCGGATCGCGTTTGCCGCGGTCGGCCGCTACAACGAGTTCGAGAACCTGCGGATCGCCGGCGTACGTCTGGCCGACATGCGTGGTTACGCCTACGACCGGCGCGACGTGACCGGTCGCGGGCTGGCCAACGCCTACGCCCAGACCCTCGGCACGATCTTCTCCAGCGGCGGCGAGAAGCCGTACGAGGTGGAGCTCTTCGTCGCGGAGATCGGCGACACGGCCGCCGAGGACCAGATCTACCGTCTGACCTACGACGGCCAGGTCGCCGACGAGCACCGGTACGCCGTGATGGGCGGCCAGGCCGACACGGTCGCGCAGTACCTCAAGGAGCACTTCACCGAGGGGGCCTCGCTCGAGGAGGCGCTGAAGGTGGCCGTCTCCGCGCTCGGGCACACCGCCGGCGACAACGGCAAGGGTGAGGACCGGGTGATCCCGACCGAGGACCTCGAGGTGGCCGTGCTCGACCGTACGCGTAGCCAGCCGCGCAAGTTCGCCCGGATCCGCCCCGCCCGGCTCGATGCGCTGCTCGGCGAGCGCGGTCCGGCCCGGCATGCCGAGCCCGAACCCGACGAGCAGGCCGCTCCCGCGACCCAGGGCGAGCCGCCCGTGGCGCCGCCCGGCTGA
- a CDS encoding site-2 protease family protein: MSDPAPDPSSGGPARPEHGSRQRPPGTFRVGSIGGSDVLVSSSWFLVAGLIAIMMAPTVESVQPGLGLGKYLAGLAFAVILYLSVLLHEASHAAVARRYGFGVSSITLHFLGGMTSIEGEARRPREEFWIAVVGPITSLLVGAAAALLWWLTPPGLLGMALAILASANLLVGVLNLVPGLPLDGGRVLKAGVWAATGSVHRGTIVAGWGGRVAAGLVLLWPMAQVRVLGGSEPDLLDFVLAFVVAMFLWQGSTAAIVSGRVRRRLPGLVARDLARRTLAVPDDLPLAEAVRRAQEAQAGGIVTVAGNGTPVGLVNEAALLATPVDRRPWVAVSTVARTLETGLRLPVEIRGEDLVTAISRTPAAEYLLVEDDGSVYGVLATSDVDRAFRTVSG; this comes from the coding sequence GTGTCCGACCCCGCCCCCGACCCCTCCTCCGGGGGCCCCGCGCGCCCCGAGCACGGGTCTCGCCAGCGTCCGCCCGGCACCTTCCGGGTCGGCAGCATCGGCGGCAGCGACGTGCTGGTCTCCTCCTCCTGGTTCCTGGTGGCGGGGTTGATCGCGATCATGATGGCCCCGACCGTGGAGAGCGTGCAGCCCGGACTGGGCCTCGGCAAGTACCTCGCCGGCCTGGCCTTCGCGGTCATCCTCTACCTGTCGGTGCTGCTGCACGAGGCCTCGCACGCGGCCGTCGCGCGCCGCTACGGGTTCGGCGTCAGCTCGATCACGCTGCACTTCCTCGGCGGCATGACCTCGATCGAGGGGGAGGCCCGGCGTCCCCGCGAGGAGTTCTGGATCGCGGTCGTCGGGCCGATCACCTCGCTGCTGGTGGGGGCCGCCGCCGCGCTGCTGTGGTGGCTCACGCCGCCCGGGCTGCTCGGCATGGCGCTGGCCATCCTCGCCAGCGCGAACCTGCTCGTCGGCGTGCTCAACCTGGTGCCCGGCCTGCCGCTGGACGGCGGCCGGGTGCTCAAGGCCGGGGTGTGGGCGGCGACCGGGAGCGTGCACCGCGGCACCATCGTCGCCGGCTGGGGCGGCCGCGTGGCCGCGGGCCTGGTGCTGCTGTGGCCGATGGCGCAGGTGCGCGTCCTGGGCGGCAGCGAGCCCGACCTCCTCGACTTCGTGCTGGCGTTCGTCGTCGCGATGTTCCTGTGGCAGGGCTCGACGGCGGCGATCGTGTCCGGCCGGGTCCGGCGCCGACTGCCCGGGCTGGTCGCCCGCGACCTGGCCCGACGTACCCTCGCCGTCCCCGACGACCTGCCGCTGGCCGAGGCCGTGCGCCGGGCCCAGGAGGCCCAGGCGGGCGGGATCGTGACCGTGGCCGGCAACGGCACCCCGGTCGGGCTGGTCAACGAGGCCGCGCTGCTGGCCACCCCCGTCGACCGGCGCCCGTGGGTCGCGGTGAGCACCGTGGCGCGCACCCTGGAGACCGGGCTGCGGCTGCCGGTGGAGATCCGGGGCGAGGACCTCGTCACCGCCATCTCCCGGACCCCCGCGGCGGAGTACCTGCTCGTCGAGGACGACGGCAGCGTGTACGGCGTGCTCGCCACCTCCGACGTGGACCGGGCGTTCCGCACCGTCTCCGGCTGA
- a CDS encoding tRNA (adenine-N1)-methyltransferase: protein MHRGPLRPGEWVRLTDQKGRRHNICLEPGKRFFSNRGHFDHDELIGREEGFTVTSSAGGEYLVFRPLLSEFVVSMPRGAAVVYPKDAAQIVAMADIFPGAHVVEAGVGSGALTCSLLRAVGPWGRVSSYERREEFAEVARRNVGQFFGAPAGSSHPAWSLTLGDLAEALPASGERVDRIILDMLAPWECLDAAADALLPGGIVCAYVATTTQLSRFVETVRVHGGFTEPTAWESLVRDWHVEGLAVRPGHKMIGHTAFLVTARRMAPGQRAPMKKRRPAPGAYGPDYTGPRPAGIPVEPTD from the coding sequence GTGCACCGCGGGCCGCTGCGGCCCGGCGAGTGGGTGCGGCTGACCGACCAGAAGGGCCGACGGCACAACATCTGCCTGGAGCCGGGCAAGCGGTTCTTCTCCAACCGCGGGCACTTCGACCACGACGAGCTGATCGGGCGCGAGGAGGGGTTCACCGTCACCTCCTCCGCGGGCGGGGAGTACCTCGTGTTCCGGCCGCTGCTCTCGGAGTTCGTGGTCTCGATGCCCCGGGGTGCGGCCGTGGTCTACCCCAAGGACGCCGCCCAGATCGTGGCGATGGCCGACATCTTCCCCGGCGCGCACGTCGTCGAGGCCGGGGTCGGCTCGGGCGCGCTGACCTGCTCGCTGCTGCGCGCGGTCGGACCGTGGGGCCGGGTCTCGTCGTACGAGCGGCGCGAGGAGTTCGCCGAGGTCGCCCGCCGCAACGTCGGCCAGTTCTTCGGCGCGCCCGCCGGCTCGAGCCACCCGGCCTGGTCCCTGACCCTCGGCGACCTCGCCGAGGCGCTGCCGGCGTCGGGGGAGCGGGTCGACCGGATCATCCTCGACATGCTCGCCCCCTGGGAGTGCCTCGACGCCGCGGCCGACGCGCTGCTGCCCGGCGGCATCGTGTGCGCCTACGTCGCCACCACCACCCAGCTGTCCCGCTTCGTCGAGACCGTGCGCGTGCACGGCGGCTTCACCGAGCCGACCGCCTGGGAGTCGCTGGTGCGTGACTGGCACGTCGAGGGGCTCGCGGTGCGCCCCGGCCACAAGATGATCGGCCACACCGCCTTCCTCGTCACCGCACGCCGGATGGCCCCCGGCCAGCGCGCCCCGATGAAGAAGCGCCGGCCCGCGCCCGGGGCCTACGGTCCCGACTACACCGGGCCCCGGCCGGCCGGCATCCCCGTCGAGCCGACCGACTGA
- the prcB gene encoding proteasome subunit beta: MSDPRLPAAFLQPGTSSFADFLAAQAPDLLPARRTIPQGNAADLAPHGTTIVAAAFPGGVVMAGDRRATMGNIIAQRDIEKVFPADEFSVVGIAGTAGLAVEMVRLFQTELEHYEKIEGTTLSMDGKANRLAALIRSNLGMAMQGLAVVPLFAGFDLTSGVGRIFSYDVTGGRYEETSFHSVGSGSLFARGSLKKLYREDLSPDDCVTAVVQALYDAADDDSATGGPDLARRIFPVVHVITAEGERRLTDADVAEVADRVIAGRMTRPDGPAASLT, encoded by the coding sequence GTGAGCGATCCCCGTCTCCCGGCCGCGTTCCTGCAGCCGGGCACCTCGTCGTTCGCCGACTTCCTCGCCGCCCAGGCGCCGGACCTGCTGCCCGCGCGCCGCACGATACCCCAGGGCAACGCCGCGGACCTGGCCCCGCACGGCACCACGATCGTGGCCGCCGCGTTCCCCGGCGGGGTGGTGATGGCCGGGGACCGCCGCGCCACGATGGGCAACATCATCGCCCAGCGCGACATCGAGAAGGTCTTCCCCGCCGACGAGTTCTCGGTGGTCGGCATCGCCGGCACCGCGGGCCTCGCGGTCGAGATGGTCCGGCTGTTCCAGACCGAGCTCGAGCACTACGAGAAGATCGAGGGCACGACGCTGTCGATGGACGGCAAGGCCAACCGGCTGGCGGCCCTGATCCGCTCCAACCTCGGGATGGCGATGCAGGGGCTGGCGGTGGTGCCGCTGTTCGCCGGGTTCGACCTGACGTCCGGGGTGGGGCGGATCTTCAGCTACGACGTCACCGGCGGCCGGTACGAGGAGACGTCGTTCCACTCCGTGGGATCCGGCTCCCTGTTCGCCCGAGGCTCGCTGAAGAAGCTCTACCGCGAGGACCTCTCGCCCGACGACTGCGTGACCGCGGTCGTCCAGGCGTTGTACGACGCGGCCGACGACGACTCCGCCACCGGCGGCCCGGACCTGGCCCGGCGGATCTTCCCGGTCGTGCACGTGATCACCGCCGAGGGCGAGCGCCGGCTGACCGACGCCGACGTGGCCGAGGTGGCCGACCGGGTGATCGCCGGCCGGATGACCCGGCCCGACGGCCCGGCCGCGTCCCTGACCTGA
- the dop gene encoding depupylase/deamidase Dop, whose product MSVRRVMGTEIEYGISVQGQPLANPMVASSQVVNAYASATVKARRARWDFEEESPLRDARGFDMSRQIADPSQLTDEDLGLANVILTNGARLYVDHAHPEYSTPEVTSPLDVVRWDKAGEQVMLDAARRAGQLPGGTPIVLYKNNTDNKGASYGAHENYLMRRSTPFADIVRHLTPFFVSRQVFCGAGRVGIGQDGREHGFQVSQRADYFEVEVGLETTLKRPIINTRDEPHADPEKYRRLHVIIGDANLAEVSTYLKVGTTALVLAMIEDRFISRDLSVEGPVAALRAVSHDPSLKQLVTLHDGRQMTAIQLQLEYLDLARKFVEDRFGADADPQTLDVLARWESVLDRLERDPMLCAGELDWVAKLKLLEQYRQRDGLDWDDAKLQLIDVQYSDIRPEKGLYHRLVGMGRIERLLDDAAVESAMHDPPEDTRAYFRGRCLEKYADSVAAASWDSVIFDLPGRESLQRVPTIDPLRGSRAHVGALLDRCETAEALFAALTR is encoded by the coding sequence ATGAGCGTGCGACGGGTGATGGGCACGGAGATCGAGTACGGCATCTCGGTGCAGGGACAGCCCCTGGCCAACCCGATGGTGGCCTCCTCGCAGGTCGTCAACGCCTACGCCTCGGCGACGGTCAAGGCCCGCCGCGCCCGCTGGGACTTCGAGGAGGAGTCCCCGCTGCGCGACGCCCGCGGCTTCGACATGTCCCGCCAGATCGCCGACCCCAGCCAGCTCACCGACGAGGACCTGGGGCTGGCCAACGTCATCCTCACCAACGGCGCCCGGCTCTACGTCGACCACGCGCACCCGGAGTACTCCACCCCCGAGGTCACCAGCCCGCTGGACGTGGTGCGCTGGGACAAGGCGGGGGAGCAGGTGATGCTGGACGCCGCCCGCCGGGCCGGGCAGCTGCCCGGCGGCACGCCGATCGTGCTGTACAAGAACAACACCGACAACAAGGGGGCGTCGTACGGCGCCCACGAGAACTACCTGATGCGCCGCTCGACGCCGTTCGCCGACATCGTCCGGCACCTGACGCCGTTCTTCGTCAGCCGCCAGGTCTTCTGCGGCGCCGGCCGGGTCGGGATCGGCCAGGACGGCCGCGAGCACGGCTTCCAGGTCAGCCAGCGCGCCGACTACTTCGAGGTGGAGGTCGGCCTGGAGACCACGCTGAAGCGGCCGATCATCAACACCCGCGACGAGCCGCACGCCGACCCCGAGAAGTACCGGCGCCTGCACGTGATCATCGGGGACGCCAACCTCGCCGAGGTCTCGACGTACCTCAAGGTGGGCACCACCGCGCTGGTGCTGGCGATGATCGAGGACCGGTTCATCTCCCGCGACCTCTCCGTCGAGGGCCCGGTCGCCGCGCTCCGGGCGGTCTCCCACGACCCCTCGCTCAAGCAGCTGGTCACGCTGCACGACGGCCGCCAGATGACCGCGATCCAGCTCCAGCTGGAGTACCTCGACCTGGCCCGCAAGTTCGTCGAGGACCGGTTCGGCGCCGACGCCGATCCCCAGACCCTCGACGTGCTCGCCCGGTGGGAGTCGGTGCTCGACCGGCTCGAGCGGGACCCGATGCTCTGCGCCGGCGAGCTGGACTGGGTGGCGAAGCTCAAGCTGCTCGAGCAGTACCGCCAGCGCGACGGGCTGGACTGGGACGACGCGAAGCTGCAGCTGATCGACGTCCAGTACTCCGACATCCGCCCGGAGAAGGGGCTCTACCACCGCCTGGTGGGGATGGGCCGGATCGAGCGGCTGCTGGACGACGCCGCGGTGGAGTCGGCCATGCACGACCCGCCGGAGGACACCCGGGCCTACTTCCGGGGCCGGTGCCTGGAGAAGTACGCCGACTCGGTGGCCGCCGCGTCCTGGGACTCGGTGATCTTCGACCTGCCCGGCCGCGAGTCGCTGCAGCGGGTGCCGACGATCGACCCGCTGCGCGGCAGCCGTGCGCACGTCGGGGCGTTGCTGGACCGCTGTGAGACGGCGGAGGCGTTGTTCGCCGCTCTCACCCGTTGA
- a CDS encoding class I SAM-dependent methyltransferase: protein MGMWSDQVVPRLTDLSLSADGISRLRVQACAGLRGRVLELGFGSGLNLPWLPPEVTALDAVDPSGVGWSRSARRRAACPVPVERLGLDGQRLAAPDASYDAVLATFTLCTIPDPAAALAEVRRVLRPGGDFHFLEHGLAPEAGVVRWQQRLEPVQRRLAGGCHLTRDVPALVREAGLEMVALRAEYLPGPRVSHPWTYAYVGRARRPAA from the coding sequence ATGGGGATGTGGAGCGACCAGGTCGTGCCCCGGCTGACCGATCTGTCGTTGTCGGCGGACGGAATCAGCCGGCTGCGGGTGCAGGCCTGCGCCGGGCTGCGCGGTCGGGTGCTCGAGCTCGGTTTCGGCAGCGGCCTGAACCTGCCCTGGTTGCCGCCCGAGGTCACCGCGCTGGACGCGGTCGACCCCTCCGGAGTCGGTTGGTCCCGCTCCGCCCGGCGGCGCGCCGCCTGCCCGGTCCCGGTCGAGCGCCTGGGCCTGGACGGGCAGCGGCTGGCGGCGCCGGACGCGTCGTACGACGCGGTGCTGGCCACCTTCACCCTGTGCACGATCCCCGACCCGGCGGCCGCGCTGGCCGAGGTGCGCCGCGTGCTGCGACCGGGGGGCGACTTCCACTTCCTCGAGCACGGGCTGGCCCCGGAGGCCGGCGTGGTGCGCTGGCAGCAGCGCCTCGAGCCGGTGCAGCGCCGGCTGGCGGGCGGCTGCCACCTGACGCGGGACGTGCCCGCGCTGGTCCGCGAGGCGGGCCTGGAGATGGTCGCGCTGCGCGCCGAGTACCTGCCCGGTCCGCGGGTCAGCCACCCGTGGACCTACGCCTACGTCGGCCGGGCGCGCCGCCCCGCGGCCTGA
- the arc gene encoding proteasome ATPase, whose product MSNTEGVSGVSGRSPEELANQVRFLEAEVADLRHRLTDAPAHSRGLELRLADAQRSLAGVTSQNERLVETLREARDQIMKLKEEVDRLAQPPAGFGTFLGRNDDDSIDVFTGGRKLRVNVSPAVDLDDLQYGQEVMLNEALNAVAALDFEKIGEVVMFKELLADGERALVIANADEERVVRLAEPLRAETIRAGDSLLLDTRAGYAYEKVPKSEVEELVLEEVPDIAYESIGGLGTQIEAIRDAVELPYLHPDLFKEHQLKPPKGVLLYGPPGCGKTLIAKAVANSLAKKVAARTGQEGKSYFLNIKGPELLNKYVGETERHIRLVFQRAREKASGGTPVIVFFDEMDSLFRTRGSGVSSDVENTIVPQLLSEIDGVELLENVLVIGASNREDMIDPAILRPGRLDVKIKIERPDAESARDIFSKYLTTELPLHADDLAEFGGDREACVGGMIRATVERMYTETEENRFLEVTYANGDKEVLYFKDFNSGAMIQNIVDRAKKMAIKDFLDHDQRGLRVSHLLQACVDEFKENEDLPNTTNPDDWARISGKKGERIVFIRTLITGKQGTEPGRSIDTVASTGQYL is encoded by the coding sequence ATGTCGAACACCGAAGGTGTTTCCGGGGTGAGCGGGCGTAGCCCCGAGGAGCTCGCGAACCAGGTCCGGTTCCTGGAGGCCGAGGTCGCCGATCTCCGCCACCGGCTGACCGACGCGCCGGCGCACTCCCGCGGGCTGGAGCTCCGGCTCGCCGACGCGCAGCGCTCTCTGGCGGGGGTCACCTCGCAGAACGAGCGGCTCGTCGAGACCCTCCGCGAGGCCCGCGACCAGATCATGAAGCTCAAGGAGGAGGTCGACCGGCTGGCGCAGCCGCCGGCCGGCTTCGGCACGTTCCTCGGGCGCAACGACGACGACTCGATCGACGTCTTCACCGGCGGTCGCAAGCTGCGGGTCAACGTCAGCCCCGCGGTCGACCTCGACGACCTGCAGTACGGCCAGGAGGTCATGCTCAACGAGGCGCTGAACGCCGTCGCGGCGCTCGACTTCGAGAAGATCGGCGAGGTGGTGATGTTCAAGGAGCTGCTCGCCGATGGCGAGCGGGCCCTGGTGATCGCCAACGCCGACGAGGAGCGCGTCGTACGCCTGGCCGAGCCGCTGCGCGCGGAGACGATCCGAGCCGGTGACTCCCTGCTGCTCGACACCCGCGCCGGCTACGCCTACGAGAAGGTGCCGAAGTCCGAGGTCGAGGAGCTGGTCCTCGAGGAGGTCCCCGACATCGCCTACGAGTCGATCGGGGGCCTGGGCACCCAGATCGAGGCGATCCGGGACGCCGTCGAGCTGCCGTACCTGCACCCCGACCTGTTCAAGGAGCACCAGCTCAAGCCGCCCAAGGGCGTGCTGCTCTACGGCCCGCCCGGCTGCGGCAAGACGCTGATCGCGAAGGCGGTCGCCAACTCGCTGGCCAAGAAGGTCGCCGCCCGGACCGGTCAGGAGGGCAAGTCGTACTTCTTGAACATCAAGGGCCCCGAGCTGCTCAACAAGTACGTCGGCGAGACCGAGCGGCACATCCGCCTGGTCTTCCAGCGGGCCCGGGAGAAGGCCAGCGGCGGCACCCCGGTGATCGTGTTCTTCGACGAGATGGACTCGCTGTTCCGCACCCGCGGCTCGGGGGTCTCCTCCGACGTCGAGAACACCATCGTCCCGCAGCTGCTCAGCGAGATCGACGGGGTGGAGCTGCTGGAGAACGTGCTGGTGATCGGAGCCTCCAACCGGGAGGACATGATCGACCCCGCGATCCTGCGGCCCGGCCGCCTCGACGTGAAGATCAAGATCGAGCGCCCCGACGCCGAGTCCGCCCGCGACATCTTCAGCAAGTACCTCACCACCGAGCTGCCCCTCCACGCCGACGACCTCGCCGAGTTCGGCGGGGACCGCGAGGCCTGTGTGGGGGGGATGATCCGGGCGACGGTCGAGCGGATGTACACCGAGACCGAGGAGAACCGCTTCCTCGAGGTCACCTACGCCAACGGCGACAAGGAGGTCCTGTACTTCAAGGACTTCAACTCCGGCGCGATGATCCAGAACATCGTGGACCGGGCCAAGAAGATGGCCATCAAGGACTTCCTGGACCACGACCAGCGCGGCCTGCGGGTCTCCCACCTGCTCCAGGCGTGCGTCGACGAGTTCAAGGAGAACGAGGACCTGCCGAACACCACCAACCCGGACGACTGGGCCCGCATCTCCGGCAAGAAGGGCGAGCGGATCGTGTTCATCCGCACGCTCATCACCGGCAAGCAGGGCACCGAGCCGGGCCGGTCGATCGACACGGTCGCCAGCACCGGTCAGTACCTGTAA